A single region of the Melopsittacus undulatus isolate bMelUnd1 chromosome 10, bMelUnd1.mat.Z, whole genome shotgun sequence genome encodes:
- the ARSI gene encoding arylsulfatase I: MAVYALTGFSLVSLLSFGYLSWDWMKPSLVADVATDPMEKALPPSFSRPPHIIFILTDDQGYHDVGYHGSDIHTPTLDRLAAEGVKLENYYIQPICTPSRSQLITGRYQIHTGLQHSIIRPRQPNCLPLDQVTLPQKLQEAGYSTHMVGKWHLGFYKKECLPTRRGFDTFLGSLTGNVDYYTYDNCDGPGVCGYDLHEGEDVAWDQSGKYSTFLYAQRVSKILASHNPKEPIFIYVAFQAVHTPLQSPKEYIYRYRSMGNVARRKYAAMVTCMDEAVKNITWALKKYGYYDNSVIVFSTDNGGQTFSGGSNWPLRGRKGTYWEGGVRGIGFVHSPLIKRKRRTSWALVHITDWYPTLVSLARGNLSNVPGLDGYNVWPAISEGKESPRTEILHNIDPLYNHAKYGSLEDGFGIWNTAVQASIRVGEWKLLTGDPGYSDWIPPQTLTNFPGSWWNLERLTNGLRKSVWLFNITADPYERYDLSEQRPDVVRTLLMRLVHYNQTAIPVRYPAENPRAHPDFNGGAWGPWASEEDGEEWEGGGEPLKSRNKKKKKCKICKLRSFFRKLNTRLMSNRI, translated from the exons ATGGCTGTCTATGCCCTCACGGGCTTCTCGCTCGTCAGCCTGCTCAGCTTTGGCTATTTATCCTGGGACTGGATGAAGCCCAGTTTGGTGGCCGACGTGGCCACGGACCCCATGGAGAAAGCGCTGCCCCCCTCCTTTTCCAGGCCACCGCACATCATCTTCATTCTGACTGACGACCAGGGCTATCACGATGTTGGGTACCACGGCTCTGATATCCATACACCAACGCTGGACAGGCTGGCGGCCGAGGGGGTTAAGCTGGAGAACTACTACATCCAGCCCATCTGCACCCCATCACGGAGCCAGCTCATAACTGGCAG GTACCAGAtccacacagggctgcagcactcCATCATCCGCCCTCGGCAGCCCAACTGCCTGCCCCTTGACCAGGTCACCCTGCCACAGAAGCTGCAGGAAGCCGGCTACTCCACACACATGGTGGGCAAGTGGCACCTTGGCTTCTACAAGAAGGAGTGCCTGCCCACCCGCCGGGGCTTCGACACCTTCCTGGGCTCCCTGACGGGCAATGTGGACTATTACACCTATGACAACTGCGATGGACCGGGCGTCTGTGGCTACGATCTGCACGAAGGGGAGGACGTGGCGTGGGACCAGAGTGGGAAATACTCCACCTTCCTCTATGCCCAGCGCGTCAGCAAGATCCTGGCATCCCACAACCCCAAGGAGCCCATCTTCATCTACGTGGCCTTCCAAGCGGTCCACACACCTCTGCAGTCCCCCAAGGAGTACATCTACCGCTACCGCTCCATGGGCAATGTTGCCCGGCGCAAGTACGCTGCCATGGTGACGTGCATGGATGAGGCGGTGAAGAACATCACTTGGGCCCTCAAGAAGTATGGTTATTATGACAATAGTGTGATCGTGTTCTCCACTGACAATGGTGGGCAGACCTTCTCTGGGGGAAGCAACTGGCCTCTACGGGGCCGCAAAGGGACGTACTGGGAAGGAGGAGTTCGTGGCATCGGTTTTGTCCATAGTCCCCTGATCAAGCGCAAGCGCCGGACCAGCTGGGCACTGGTCCACATCACAGACTGGTACCCAACTCTGGTCAGCCTGGCCAGGGGCAACCTGAGCAACGTGCCAGGCTTGGATGGCTACAATGTGTGGCCTGCAATCAGTGAGGGCAAGGAGTCACCACGAACTGAAATCCTGCACAACATTGACCCCCTGTACAACCATGCCAAATACGGCTCCTTGGAGGATGGCTTTGGCATCTGGAACACAGCTGTGCAGGCCTCCATCAGGGTTGGGGAGTGGAAGCTCCTCACTGGTGACCCAGGATACAGCGACTGGATCCCCCCACAGACCCTGACCAACTTCCCAGGGAGCTGGTGGAACCTGGAGCGTCTCACCAATGGCCTGAGGAAGTCTGTGTGGCTCTTCAACATCACCGCTGACCCCTATGAGCGCTATGACCTCTCGGAGCAGCGCCCAGATGTGGTCAGAACCCTCCTGATGAGGTTGGTGCACTACAACCAGACGGCCATCCCTGTGCGGTACCCTGCGGAGAACCCCCGAGCACACCCGGACTTCAATGGCGGTGCCTGGGGACCTTGGGCCAGcgaggaggatggggaggagtgGGAAGGCGGCGGGGAGCCCCTGAAAAGCAGgaacaagaagaagaagaagtgcAAGATCTGCAAGCTGCGCTCTTTCTTCCGCAAGCTGAACACCAGGCTCATGTCCAACCGCATCTGA